The region GTTCGGTTGGAGGGCCAGCGGTAAGGGCGAGAATGCGTGAGGGTCAGAACCCCAGGTCGCTCAGACCGGGGTGGTCATCGGGACGCCTGCCCAGCGGCCAGTGGTATTTGCGGTCGGATTCGGCGATCGGGAGATCGTTGATGCAGGCGAGACGGACCCTCATCAGGCCGTCTTCGCCGAAGTCCCAATTCTCGTTGCCGTAGGAGCGGTACCACTGGCCGGAGTCGTCGTGGCATTCGTAGGCGAACCGCACCGCGATCCGATTCTCGGTGAACGCCCACAGCTCCTTGATGAGCCGGTAGTCCAGCTCGCGGTGCCACTTGCGGGTCAGGAAGGCGACGATCTCTTCGCGTCCGTTGACAAACTCTGCGCGGTTGCGCCAGCGCGAATCCACCGTGTAGCCCAGCGACACCTTCTCAGGATCGCGTGAGTTCCAGGCGTCCTCTGCCAGCCGGACCTTCTCGATCGCCGTCTCCCGCGTGAACGGCGGCACGGGTGGACGTGTGGACATGACTGTTCCTCCCGGATGATGGGATCTGCGAGTAGCCGACAAA is a window of Streptomyces sp. NBC_00271 DNA encoding:
- a CDS encoding nuclear transport factor 2 family protein; the protein is MSTRPPVPPFTRETAIEKVRLAEDAWNSRDPEKVSLGYTVDSRWRNRAEFVNGREEIVAFLTRKWHRELDYRLIKELWAFTENRIAVRFAYECHDDSGQWYRSYGNENWDFGEDGLMRVRLACINDLPIAESDRKYHWPLGRRPDDHPGLSDLGF